AGCCGTCGGCGTGCCGCCTGCACCTGCTGCAGGTTGACCTCGGTGTCATGCTGGCCGAAACGCACCGGATACCAATAGTGGCCGCCACGTGCCATGCGCCGCGGTGCGCGCAGCAGCACCCGATGCACATGCGCCGGCAGGCGCCGGGCCAGCGGCAGCAGGCTGGTCTCGTCGCCGCCGGCGCCGTGCAACAGCAGCACCAGCGGCCGCATCGCCGGCCCGCAGCCGGTGGCGCGCTGCAGCGAGAAGCGCAGTCCGGTGGCTGGCGACCGCTGCAGCGGGGCGGCGCCGTCCGCTGCAGCAGGGAGTCGAAGGACAGTCATCGTTCCGTACTTCAGCAGCCCTGGTGCCCGGGTTCACGCGGCGATTGCATCGTCCCCAGCGAAAACTCTTATGACTTGGGCTATGCCTGTGTGGCATGAAAACCGGTCCTGGTGGCCGGTAGACTGCACGGCTCCCCGCGCGTGCCGAGGCCGAGCGGGGCTGTTCCAGACACCAATGACGAGGCATGCATGGGCCACAAGGATCTTTCCCCCGCCGAACAGGCGCTGCGCGACGCCGCACTCGAATACCACCGCCTGCCCACGCGCGGGAAGGTGGCGGTGCTGCCGACCAAGCCGCTGGTGAACCAGCGCGACCTGTCGCTCGCCTATTCGCCCGGCGTGGCCTACGCCTGCCTGGCCATCGAGGAAGACCCGACCCTTGCTGCCGAGTACACCTCGCGCGGCAACCTGGTCGGCGTGGTCACCAACGGCACCGCGGTGCTGGGGCTCGGCGACATCGGCCCGCTGGCCGGCAAGCCGGTGATGGAAGGCAAGGGCTGCCTGTTCCGCAAGTTCGCCGGCATCGACGTGTTCGACATCGAGCTGGCCGAGAAGGACCCGGACAAGCTGGTCGACATCATCGCGGCCCTCGAACCGACGCTGGGCGGCATCAATCTCGAGGACATCAAGGCACCCGAGTGCTTCTACATCGAGCGCAAGCTCAAGGAGCGGCTGAACATCCCGGTCTTCCACGATGACCAGCACGGCACGGCCATCATCTCGGCGGCCGCCTTGATCAACGGCATGGAGCTGGTCGGCAAGAAGCTCGGCGAGGTCAAGATCGCGGTTTCCGGCGCGGGTGCGGCTGCCATCGCCTGCGTCGACCTGATGGTGCGCCTGGGCGTCAGCCAGCAGAACATCTTCATGTGCGACTCCAAGGGCGTGTTGCACCACCAGCGCGAGGACAAGCTCGACGAGTCCAAGCGCCGCTACGTGCAGCGCACCGAGGCGCGCACGCTGGCCGACGTGGTGAAGGGGGCCGATGTCTTCCTCGGCTGCTCGGCGGCCGGCGTGCTGACCGGCGAGATGGTCAAGACCATGGCCGACCGGCCGCTGATCCTGGCGCTGGCCAACCCGGAGCCCGAGATCCGGCCGGAGGTCGCCAAGGCCGCCCGGCCCGACTGCATCGTCGCCACCGGCCGGTCCGACTATCCCAACCAGGTCAACAACGTCCTGTGCTTCCCCTACATCTTCCGCGGCGCGCTCGACAGCGGCGCCACCCGCATCACCGAGGAGATGAAGGTCGCCTGTGTGCAGGAGATCGCCAGCCTGGCCAAAGCGGAAATCAGCAATGAAGTGGCCACTGCCTATCCCGGCGAGGACATGCGCTTCGGGCCCGACTACCTGATTCCCAAGCCGTTCGACTCGCGCCTGATCCTGCGCATCGCGCCCGCGGTGGCCCGTGCCGCGGCCGCCTCCGGCGTCGCGACGCGTCCGATCGCCGACCTGGACGCCTACCGCGAGTCCTTGCTGAAGTTCGTCACACACACCGGCTTGTTCATGCGGCCGGTCTTCATGGCCGCGCGCCGGGCGCCGCAGCGCATCGCCTTCGCCGAGGGCGAGGACGAGCGCACCTTGCGGGCGGTGCAGATCGCGCTGGAGGAAGGGCTGGCCAAGCCGATCGTCATCGGCCGCCCGGGCGTGATCGCCCAGCGCATCGAGCGGGCCGGCCTGCGCCTGAAGCCCGGCGTTGACTTCGAGCTGACCAATCCCGAGGACGACCCGCGCTTCCGCCAGTACTGGGAGGCCTACCACCGCCTGAAGGGCCGTGACGGTGTCACGCCCGAGATGGCCAAGGCCGCGGTGCGCCGCTCCAACACCCTGATTGCGTCGCTGATGGTTCACCTGGGTGACGCCGACGGCATGCTGTGTGGCCTGGTCGGTCGCTTCGAGCACCACCTCGACCATGTGCGCGACGTCATCGGCCGCCGCTCCGACGTGCACACGCTGGCCGCACTCAACGCACTGGTGCTCGACCAGTACACCCTCTTCATCGCCGACACCTTCGTCAACGAAGACCCGAGCGCCGAGGAACTGGCCGAAATCGCCACCATGGCCGCCGAGTCGGTGCGCCATTTCGGCCTGACGCCGCGGGTGGCCTTCCTGTCGCACTCGATGTTCGGCTCCAGCACCCGCCCGTCGGCGCTGAAGATGCGCGCTGCGCGCGACCTGTTCCGCGCCCGCATGCCCGACGTCGAAGCCGACGGCGAAATGCAGGGCGATGCCGCCCTCAGCGAAGGCGTGCGCCAGAGCTTCCTGCCGGAAACCACGCTGACCGGCACGGCCAATGTCCTGATCCTGCCGAACCTGGACGCCGCCAACATCCTCTTCAACGTGCTCAAGATGACGGGCAGCCAGGGCATCACGGTGGGCCCCATCCTGCTTGGCACCGCTGCCCCGGTGCACATCCTGACCCCGTCGGCCACGGTCCGCCGCGTGGTCAACATGACCGCCCTCACCGCGATGAGCGGCGCGGTCCCCGGCTTCGCCGGCTGAGCGGCCGCCGGCCGGCGCCCCGCCCGGGAGCCGGCCGGACCCGCCCCGGATCCGGGACATTGGCGCTTAACAGTCTCACAGCTTCTTAACCAGTGAACTTCCGTCGCCGGGCCGGGAAGCGGCTAGACTGCAGGGTTCTACCGTGCGCCCTGGCGCACGCTTTTCCATCGTCCATTCCAGTCAGACCCTCATGAACAAAGCAGAACTCGTTGATGCCATCGCCGCGGACGCGGATATCTCCAAGGCCGCTGCCGCACGCGCGCTCGATTCCTTCATCGGGAATGTCAGCAAGGCCCTGGCGAGCGGCGACACCGTCGCCCTGATCGGCTTCGGCAGCTTCTCCGTCACCGAGCGCCAGGCTCGCACGGGTCGCAATCCCCGCACTGGCGAAGAAATCACCATCGAAGCCAGCCAGGGCGTCAAATTCAGCGCCGGGGCTTCGCTGAAAGCTGCTGTCCAGAAGAAGTAAGTTCTTCGGTATCCCCTGGAGCGCCGTGTCGCTTTGGGGGTCACTTTCGGCGCGGGCTCCCGTGCCGTACTGACTTTCGGCTGCCGACATTGGCAGCCCCTGCTGCCGTCGTCGTTATCGCGACGGCCGTGCCTTCGGCCAGGCCGCCACCGCGCACGCGGGCGCGCCGCCTACTGCCTCCCTCTCCGCCCTTCTTCCCGCCGACGGCTCGCTATGCCGGGAATTTGCTGTGCAAAGGCGCTGGCCTCCTGATGCAGCCGGCCAGACTGCTCGCTTGGCCCACTGCGTGCTGCAGTGTCGATATCGACAGGCCGGCCTGCGCGCCGCGCCGCCTTGACGCCGTTTTGTTACGCCGCCTCCCCTCAAATGGGCTGTTTGTCCAGGCGATGGGTAGGCAGGCACGGCGTTTGCTGCCCTCCTTCTGCCCCGAGTGTCGTTACCGAGCTGCTTGTGCCTCCTTTCCGACTCTCACCCCTCTTTGGGCAGCTCGGGCTCGGGGCAATTTTTTCAGTGGCTGGCGGGGGCGGTTACTGAATTGCTGCAAATTTTGCAATCACTGGTAGTTCTGCGCTGCACCGGTGGTTGATGTGTGGTTCCAGGCGCGGGCAGCCCGGAGGCTGTGGGAGGACTCGTGGAATTTGTATCTGATCGACATGAGATGCTGGTGGTGGAGCTGGCCGTGCGATATGGGCAGGGCCAGCAACAGGAAACGGACCAGTACCGTATCCAGATCGGGCCTTTGGGGGACGCGAGCGGGAAGCTCGAAATCGTCCTTCGCAGCCCGACGCTCGGCACGTCGGCACAAAACGTCCTGCCCGCGCGTTATGCGAGCGGCTGTGACAGTCTGGCGGTGCTCGCCATCAAGGCCTCGATCCAGGGGTTGTTCGGCCAGGAAAGGCCGGCGCCTCGCATCGTCGGCCTGCCGGAATGGTCCGGTGCTTCGCTGCAAATCACGCGGGTTCGCCCGCACCTCAGCCAGACGCTGCGTCGCTATGAGCTGTCGGTGGAGTCGTCCATCACCGCCTGCCTCATGCGCTACCAGGGTCCGATGCTGGCGGCGATGGAAACGTTCGAGCTGTGCCGCGAAGACGCCGACCCGCTCTACGCGCTGACCCGACTGACACTGCGCAGCGAGACCGCGCAGGCCCTGGCGGTCAAGCAGGAACTGCCGTCGCGCAGCGAATCGCTCACTGATCCCGCCATGCTGCGCCAGTCGCATGCGTCGCGGGTCGCGGTGTCGTCCTCGCCGCGCTGAGCCGCACTCGTCGGATGGATCGCCCCTTGCCGATGGATCGGCAAGGGGCTTATTGCATGACCGACACCACTTCCTCTCCAACACCACCCGACACCTCGCGTCCCGGCGACCAGGTGCCACCCGGCACGCCCGGCGCAGGCGACAACGTGTGCCCACGCTGCGGCGGCTCGGGTCTCCTGGCGGGCAGTGCCTGCCCGGAATGCGCCGGCAGCGGCCACGTCACGACCCCCATCGGCGGCGGCTAAGGGCACCAGGCGCTACCCGGGCACGGGGTGCTCCCGGCCCTGCGGTGATTTCGCCTTTTTTACGGGGCGACAAGTAAATGCTGCCGGCGTCCTGCCGGCAACGGCAGGCGAGGGGCGCCGCTGGCGCCGGCGGTGCGCCGGTGCCCGTACTTCCGCGGAACAGTAGTTGCCGCGACCTCACGGTTCGCAGCGGCGTTGGACCGCCTTCCTTCTGCATCGCCGGCACAGCGGCTCTTCATGCAGGCCGGCAAACCACCCGGCTGGCGCCGCCTTCGAACTTCTCTTTCCACCACTGACCCCTGTGCAGCCCCAGGAAAGGAGTGACCATGCCGAGAATTGAAAGATCGATCGAGGTGGGTGTGCCGGTGCATACCGCCTACAACCAGTGGACCCAGTTCGAGGAGTTCCCTCGCTTCATGCACGGCGTGCGCGAGGTGAAGCAGCTGGACGACACGCACCTGCACTGGATGATGGACATCGGCGGCAAGCCGGTGGAGTGGGACGCCGAGATCACCGAGCAGATCCCTGACCAGTGCATCTCATGGCGCAGCAACAACGGCACGAAAAGCAGCGCCACCGTGCGCTTTGCGCCACTCGATGAGCAGCGCACCAGCGTCACCTTCACGGTGGATGTGGTCAACCTTGCGGGCAAAAACCTGAAGGAGCAGGAGCTCGGCAGTCGTACCGAGGAAGACCTCCAGCGCTTTGCCCGCTTCCTGGAAGAGCGGGGGCACGAGACCGGTGCCTGGCGCGCTGAGGTGCACCAGGGGCAGGTGAGCGACGCCGGTCAACAAGAGGCTAGCGGTAGCGCGGCACGCGACAGCGAGCCGGCGCAGCAGCCCGAGCAGGAGCTCCGCCAACGACAGGACAGCACCCGTCTGGCTCATCGTGGCGCTCTCGATGAAGGCGGGCGTGCCACGGAGCGCTGGGCCAGCGACACCGCCCGGGCGATGACCCGTGAGGCGGAGCGTTTCACCAACGACATCATGGGCTTGTCGCTGGGCCGATTCAGCGGCCCGCTGGCCTTCGGTGGCATGCCGTTCTTCGCCAGCTTCTTCAATTCCCTGGAAGCGCCGCTGTCCATGATGCGCCGCATGTCGGAGGAGATGGACCGCGAGATGGAGTCATTGGTCTGGGGAGCGCCAGGCACCACGCGGCGGGCCTTGGTGGCGCAGGCCGCGCCGATGTGGTCGCCGAGCATCGACGTGCGACGCCAGGGGGACAGCTGGCTCATCTGCGCTGACCTGCCCGGGGTGGATCGCAAGGATGTGCAGATCGAGATCGTCGATGGCCAGTTGCTCATCACCGGCGAGCGGCGCGAGGAACGCGACGAAGTGGTGGAGGACGACGGCCAGCGCCTGCGCCGGATCGAACGGGTGCAGGGCCGGTTCGCCAGGCGGCTGCCGCTGCCGGAAGGGGCGCAAGCCGAGCAGGCCGAAGCGACGATGAGCGATGGCGTGCTGGAGATTCGACTCCCTGCGAGCCCGGAAGGCCCGCAGCGGCGCATCGAGATCCGGGCCGCCGAGCCGGCGAGCCGCTCCCGGGATCAAGAGCAACGGCTGTCGCGCCCAGGCGCCGAAGCGGGGCTCACGGTGGAAGCGCAGCGGGCGGCTCGGCCAGGTGGCGCCGCGTCCTCGTTCTCGTCGCAAGGCACCGGGCAGCAGTGACTCTTCCGAGGCGGCCCCGCGTGGCCGCGGCCATCCTGCAGCGCCCCCATGACAGGGCCGGCAGCACAGCGATGTGAAGCAGGGCGGCCGAGGCCGCCCTGCTGTGGTTCACGGGCCCGCGAAGGGGGCCACCGGATGTGCGTCACACGGTCGGATCATCGATCAGCGGCTTCTCGTGCCGGTGCTCGCTGCGCCGGCCGAGCGTCGATTCCAGCGCGCGCTGCAGCTTGCCGCTGGCGCCTCGCACCGCCTGGTCCACCGTCGCGGCATGGTCGCTCACGGCCACTGGCTCGCTGCCGGTGACGCGGGCTTCCAGCATGCAGCGGATGTCGGCCGGGCCGGTCTTGTGGCTGCTGTTGACGTCGTTGAGGTGGACCTCGATGCGGGTCAGCCTCTCGTCGAAGCGATCCAGCGCGCTTTCGAGGATTTCTTCGACATCGCGTGCGAGGGTGGCGCTGCCACTGAGGATGTTGTCTGTGTTGAGCTGCACATGCATAGGCATCGTTCTCCGGTTTCTTGGGGCCGCAGGCCCCGGGGTCAATGAAGCTGGTGCTTGAGTTGCGAAAGCTCGTCGTGGGCCTGGCGCACCGCCTGGGCCAGGCTGTCGTCCATGTCGCCGGCGCGGCGGCAAGCGGCCATCGCGCGGTCGCCCAGCGCCTCCAGCGTGCCGACCCATTGGCGGATGTGCTGCTCGTCGTCGTCGGTCTGCATCATCCTGGCGGCCTCGTGCGAACGCAGGTCCAGTTCGCTGATGCAGCTGCGCAGGTCCTGAGGAACATGGTCGGCCGATTCGCAAGCCTGGGCGGCGCGGCTGACGCACTGCTCGATCCGGTCCATGTGCTGCTTCACTTCGTTCATCTGCATTGACGTACTCCTTGCGTTGGCCACGGCACGGTCCAGAAGCGCTGCCGGACGGCAGCGGCCGCGGCGGGTCGACTCTGCCGGAGCGGTGACGGGCGGTGGGCTGTCCCGCCAGGACCCGTCCTGGGTGCGGTTCCGGCATCTGGCGGCACTGGCCCGCCTTGCGGAGCGGGCCAGTGCCGCACCCGATGGACCT
This genomic stretch from Eleftheria terrae harbors:
- a CDS encoding NADP-dependent malic enzyme yields the protein MGHKDLSPAEQALRDAALEYHRLPTRGKVAVLPTKPLVNQRDLSLAYSPGVAYACLAIEEDPTLAAEYTSRGNLVGVVTNGTAVLGLGDIGPLAGKPVMEGKGCLFRKFAGIDVFDIELAEKDPDKLVDIIAALEPTLGGINLEDIKAPECFYIERKLKERLNIPVFHDDQHGTAIISAAALINGMELVGKKLGEVKIAVSGAGAAAIACVDLMVRLGVSQQNIFMCDSKGVLHHQREDKLDESKRRYVQRTEARTLADVVKGADVFLGCSAAGVLTGEMVKTMADRPLILALANPEPEIRPEVAKAARPDCIVATGRSDYPNQVNNVLCFPYIFRGALDSGATRITEEMKVACVQEIASLAKAEISNEVATAYPGEDMRFGPDYLIPKPFDSRLILRIAPAVARAAAASGVATRPIADLDAYRESLLKFVTHTGLFMRPVFMAARRAPQRIAFAEGEDERTLRAVQIALEEGLAKPIVIGRPGVIAQRIERAGLRLKPGVDFELTNPEDDPRFRQYWEAYHRLKGRDGVTPEMAKAAVRRSNTLIASLMVHLGDADGMLCGLVGRFEHHLDHVRDVIGRRSDVHTLAALNALVLDQYTLFIADTFVNEDPSAEELAEIATMAAESVRHFGLTPRVAFLSHSMFGSSTRPSALKMRAARDLFRARMPDVEADGEMQGDAALSEGVRQSFLPETTLTGTANVLILPNLDAANILFNVLKMTGSQGITVGPILLGTAAPVHILTPSATVRRVVNMTALTAMSGAVPGFAG
- a CDS encoding HU family DNA-binding protein, with the translated sequence MNKAELVDAIAADADISKAAAARALDSFIGNVSKALASGDTVALIGFGSFSVTERQARTGRNPRTGEEITIEASQGVKFSAGASLKAAVQKK
- a CDS encoding Hsp20 family protein — protein: MPRIERSIEVGVPVHTAYNQWTQFEEFPRFMHGVREVKQLDDTHLHWMMDIGGKPVEWDAEITEQIPDQCISWRSNNGTKSSATVRFAPLDEQRTSVTFTVDVVNLAGKNLKEQELGSRTEEDLQRFARFLEERGHETGAWRAEVHQGQVSDAGQQEASGSAARDSEPAQQPEQELRQRQDSTRLAHRGALDEGGRATERWASDTARAMTREAERFTNDIMGLSLGRFSGPLAFGGMPFFASFFNSLEAPLSMMRRMSEEMDREMESLVWGAPGTTRRALVAQAAPMWSPSIDVRRQGDSWLICADLPGVDRKDVQIEIVDGQLLITGERREERDEVVEDDGQRLRRIERVQGRFARRLPLPEGAQAEQAEATMSDGVLEIRLPASPEGPQRRIEIRAAEPASRSRDQEQRLSRPGAEAGLTVEAQRAARPGGAASSFSSQGTGQQ
- a CDS encoding HPF/RaiA family ribosome-associated protein, with protein sequence MPMHVQLNTDNILSGSATLARDVEEILESALDRFDERLTRIEVHLNDVNSSHKTGPADIRCMLEARVTGSEPVAVSDHAATVDQAVRGASGKLQRALESTLGRRSEHRHEKPLIDDPTV